In Eucalyptus grandis isolate ANBG69807.140 chromosome 4, ASM1654582v1, whole genome shotgun sequence, the following proteins share a genomic window:
- the LOC104442503 gene encoding ATP-dependent Clp protease proteolytic subunit 4, chloroplastic, with product SPHLLPLKPSLHVPRPPPLSLRPHAPPPPLSSLKTHLAPSLKPRPAAAPAAAAVLSAAPQDPATAMRGAEADAMGLLLRERIVFLGSGIDDFVADAIISQLLLLDAQDHTKDIRLFVNSPGGSLSATMAIYDVVQLIRADVSTVALGISASTASIILGGGTKGKRLAMPNTRIMIHQPLGGASGQAIDVEIQAKEVMHNKSNVTRIISSFTGRPFAQVEKDIDRDRYMSPIEAVEYGIIDGVIDRDSIIPLMPVPERVKSTLNYEEISKDPRKFLTPDIPDDEIY from the exons TCACCTCACCTCCTCCCCCTCAAACCCTCCCTCCATGTCCCCAGACCACCTCCCCTCTCCCTCAGACCCCACGCCCCGCCTCCTCCCCTCTCCTCCCTCAAGACCCACCTCGCTCCCTCCCTGAAACCCCGCCcggccgccgcccccgccgccgccgccgtcttgTCTGCGGCCCCTCAGGACCCCGCCACCGCCATGAGGGGCGCCGAGGCCGACGCCATGGGGCTCCTGCTTAGGGAGCGCATCGTCTTCCTGGGGAGCGGCATCGACGATTTCGTCGCGGACGCCATTATCAGCCAGCTGCTCCTGCTCGACGCCCAGGACCACACCAAGGACATCCGGCTCTTCGTCAATTCTCCCGGTGGCTCGCTTAG TGCTACAATGGCTATATATGACGTCGTACAGCTTATCCGAGCTGATGTTTCGACTGTGGCTCTTGGCATTTCAGCGTCAACAGCTTCCATAATACTTGGTGGAGGCACTAAAGGGAAGCGTCTTGCGATGCCAAATACACGTATAATGATTCATCAACCTCTTGGTGGTGCAAGTGGGCAAGCTATAGATGTGGAAATTCAAGCCAAAGAAGTTATGCATAACAAATCTAATGTCACCaggattatttcttctttcactGGACGTCCATTCGCACAAGTCGAAAAAGATATTGACAGAGATCGGTACATGTCTCCAATTGAAGCTGTTGAATATGGGATCATTGATGGAGTAATTGATAGAGATAGTATTATTCCTTTGATGCCTGTGCCTGAAAGGGTGAAGTCCACATTGAATTATGAGGAGATCAGTAAGGACCCTAGGAAATTTTTGACACCAGATATTCCTGATGATGAGATATACTAG
- the LOC108958988 gene encoding uncharacterized protein LOC108958988, translated as MTNYKKVRNLNMRSTKGNKGMCNPTSSRQEKWQVRGKYVSTSCFTSFSRVFGFCRTHRSAYRTARASAIKAEGAKICCTNPLVSTPSPFLQRTATDPSILELLQAASTLSLQQILVGAVSPASADDAVPRHPDSPNQIRKYGLCFLVIWHVTRLTCRLAFPSSRHRQIRQWENATAEAVDGFATIAAAHPLDVVHTWFQVGERHHRSRRWVRHRRRRAPPRRHPHPVPRLFFMLRRFPIESKGRRKKLHEVGSVTAICFTCFLIRSFMREARKNDPPVKETSLRDRRTFKTTDGVGGSKPKGAITLHSTEQYFASGDMKRCGQDWHFALFARLRWQWKRAPFLRM; from the exons ATGACGAATTACAAAAAAGTTCGAAATCTGAACATGAGATCAACCAAAGGAAATAAGGGGATGTGTAATCCA ACTAGCAGTCGTCAAGAGAAGTGGCAGGTCAGGGGAAAGTACGTCTCCACTTCGTGCTTCACTTCGTTCTCACGTGTTTTTGGCTTCTGTCGAACCCACCGAAGTGCTTACCGGACAGCTAGGGCTTCTGCGATTAAGGCTGAGGGAGCGAAAATCTGCTGCACGAACCCACTTGTGAGCACCCCATCTCCATTTCTGCAGAGGACAGCAACCGATCCCTCCATATTAGAGCTGCTCCAGGCTGCATCCACACTCAGCTTACAGCAGATCTTGGTCGGGGCAGTTTCGCCGGCGTCTGCAG ATGATGCTGTTCCGCGCCATCCAGATTCACCAAACCAAATCCGCAAATATGGCCTTTGCTTCTTGGTTATCTGGCACG TCACACGACTCACCTGCAGACTTGCTTTTCCTTCATCGCGCCATCGCCAGATCCGTCAATGGGAGAACGCCACAGCCGAAGCCGTCGACGGGTTTGCCACCATCGCTGCCGCGCACCCCCTCGACGTCGTCCACACCTGGttccaag TGGGAGAACGCCACCACCGGAGCCGTCGCTGGGttcgccaccgtcgccgccgcgcACCCCCTCGACGTCATCCGCACCCGGTTCCAAG GTTGTTTTTCATGCTGAGGCGCTTTCCTATTGAatctaaaggaagaaggaagaagctcCATGAG GTTGGATCTGTCACAGCTATATGCTTCACCTGTTTCCTTATCAGAAGTTTCATG agagaagcaaGAAAGAATGACCCACCTGTGAAAGAGACGTCTCTTCGAGACCGCAGAACATTCAAAACGACAGACGGCGTAGGCGGATCAAAACCAAAAGGGGCTATTACCTTACATTCCACAGAGCAGTACTTCGCGTCTGGCGACATGAAACGATGTGGGCAAGATTGGCACTTCGCATTGTTCGCAAGGCTACGCTGGCAGTGGAAGCGAGCTCCGTTTTTGCGGATGTAG